AACATATTTGTGATTTGCATTTCCCACTTGTCATTTTAAACTGGTTCTAGTTCTCATTGAGTCGTTTCCCTTGTTAAGCAACTTGTACAGCTTGTGTTTCCTGCTTAGGACTGTATGATTAAAGTCTGGGTATGAGCTCCCTTACCACAGACTGAGTGTACTCCCCAGTCGCCAGCGAGCCCTGGGAACTCATCTGGGCTATGAGCAGGCAGGCGCGGCCCAGGGCCTGGCCCGCGGCCCTCAGGCCCTGGGCCACCCCGGGGCCCGGCACCGCATGGGCGTTCACCAGGTGGGCCCAGGACGAGATCCGGTacacgccccctggtggccagcAGCAAAGATGGCACGTGGTCAGGCAGCGGCAgaacacacatggaaacacaccaTTGAAATGTAGTCTTTGATATCTGGGGGATCGCAACCACAGCAACAGCATTGCTCTCTCCAAGTCCACGTGATGCGTACCTTCATACTGGTGCTTCACCGTGCTCCCGATGTCGGCAAACTTGCGATCCTCAAAGATGAGGAAGTTGTGTTTGTCAGCAAGGTCCTTCAGTGCGTTGCAGAACGCTGGGGTGAAGTCCtggggagagacaaagacaacGGTGGCCTGATATAGACACAATATGCATGGAGAGAACCCATACATGGGGGGAAAGGTGCCCTGATATAGACCACAATATGTATGGCCCAAACCCATATAATGATCATAAAAGTCAACAGAATGGCAAGTACTTCCTTATCAAATTTCAATACATGCCGCAAAAGTACAAATATTGAAACAAGCACATAATTCAAGAGTAAAATttataaaatgcaataaagTGTAATTAAAACAGGGAGAACAGATCTTCCCCTAGCACTAGAATATTTAATTGTGTACGAATCATGTACCTTCCAACATTTAGAAGAAGATTTGACCCCACGGGACTCGGCTAACTGACAAACACCCCCAGAGACCCCTCTACCACCCTTACCACTCTACCACCCTTAATCCTCTACcaccctaacccctctaccACCCTATCCCTCACCACCCTAACCTCCAGACCCCTCTACCACCATAACTCCCAGACCCTTctaccaccctcacccccagacCCCTCTACcaccctaacccctctaccAACCTATCCCCTCACCACCCTTACCTCCACACCCCTCTACCACCATACCTCCCAGACCCTTCTACTACCCTCACCCCCAGACCCCTCTACCACCCGTGCCGACCTCCAGGATGTCCACGTGGGTCTTCAGCAGGCAGATCTTGGGGCCCAGGGTGTCGGCCAGCGCCAGGAGCTCTGTGCAGGACGTCACGTCAGCGGCCACGCAGAGGTTCGACTTCTTCTCCTCCATGATCTGCAGCAGCTTCGACCCCAGAGGATGGATGTCTATGATGCACAAGGGGATAGGTAAGAATAACACGTATTTCAGTATGCCAGCCGGGTAGTAATTTAAAGGTCAAACATTCAGTACTGTTGCAAAGAATGTTTCATAGTATATTAGTAGTGCTTGTATTTTGGCATCTCAGACACCAAGTGCTGGTATTGAAATGAAGGATAGGGAACAGCATTGATCAAATGTGAAACAAACCTAAATCATAGAGCAGTTCACAGTTTGAAGTGCACTGACTATGATCATTGACGTTCCCAACATATCGTTCAACATCAGCGTTGTCCGAGGTCAGCCTCCACCTAGCCCGAAATCCGTAAATGTCTGTGTATAAATACAGACATTGACATGGTACTGTACCTGATAGTTTGGCCCTGGCGCCATAACTCAGCACCTGCTCTTGTTCTTTGCATGTCTTCTTGGCCAGGGGGGAGAGGTTCCCGTTCCCTGCCTTTGGTCTGGGGAGAGGCACAACACAGTGGGGGACTCGCTCATACTCTATATACCACCTTTATAAAACGTGTGAAAAAGTGCTTCACACAGTACAATAAACACATTCAAATCAACAGCGTTGCTCTGAGTTCATGAGGGCAAACTCCATATAATGATGAGGACGAGGACAATGATGAGGACGATGCTGACCGCTACCACTTGAATACTTTACTTATTtaacatattttatttatacttCTCTTTGTTAtctttatcttgtattgttgctacGTGGCTATGGAGGAACCAAGCCCAATAATTTCACCCTCCagtacaataagatgtaataaaagtaactCTGACGCTGACCGCGTCCCGACATGCTGAGCTGTGTACCTGAAGGTGttgttgtccaggatgaagTCGCGGACGCTCTGCGCCATCGCCGGGCTGATGCGCCCGGCCGCCTGCAGCACGCTGAGCAGCTGGGACATGGAGATCACGGGGTGGAGCTTGATGCCCTCGGAGCCCAGCATGGCCACGCCTCCCTGCTCACGGTCCATCAGCACGATGGCGTCCGTCACctggaagagggagacagaagctCTGGTTATATGGCATCCAGCAATTGAACACCAGGGCAATTGAAGGAGCATCACAAAGGCAGGATCACATTTCTAAAAGGACAATATGGATAAATGCTAATTACAAGTATGAGAAGGCTGATTCATTAATATGCCAGTGCAGACATGCATTTAACAAAACTAAAAACAAGGAAAGGTTTGAGCCATTATTTAAGAGTGTTTAGTGTTGAGGCAGACCTCAGATATTCTTGAAGTTTGCTTCagattagggcccgaccgatattgatttttgagtgccgatgccgattattttcagagaaaaattacgattacgatttaatcggccgataaaaaaacaaaaaaacaaaaaaaaatatataaaacgtagtttttgataccttaaatatactttaaacacttttgacgaatatgtgaattgaatgcagaacctttgagtgttttagaatacatttacagtcaaaaatgagtgtaatgtaaaatgtaaaataaata
The window above is part of the Gadus morhua chromosome 20, gadMor3.0, whole genome shotgun sequence genome. Proteins encoded here:
- the umps gene encoding uridine 5'-monophosphate synthase, translated to MENTCIDSLILKLHDVNAVKFGEYKLKSGMMTPIYIDLRVLVSYPSLMNKLSSLIYQLAQAEQLKFDSVCGVPYTALPLATIICSRNELPMLIRRKEAKDYGTKKMVEGVTRQGDTCLIIEDTVTTGSSIMETAEVLYKEGLKVTDAIVLMDREQGGVAMLGSEGIKLHPVISMSQLLSVLQAAGRISPAMAQSVRDFILDNNTFRPKAGNGNLSPLAKKTCKEQEQVLSYGARAKLSDIHPLGSKLLQIMEEKKSNLCVAADVTSCTELLALADTLGPKICLLKTHVDILEDFTPAFCNALKDLADKHNFLIFEDRKFADIGSTVKHQYEGGVYRISSWAHLVNAHAVPGPGVAQGLRAAGQALGRACLLIAQMSSQGSLATGEYTQSVLKMAEEQSDFVLGFICGSRITQKPQFIHMTPGVQMQAGGDGLGQQYTSPEEVIATKASDVIIVGRGILGASNRPEAAEAYRKAGWEAYVKRLAQ